In a single window of the Synechococcus sp. MW101C3 genome:
- a CDS encoding TrkA family potassium uptake protein: protein MIPAPRRRRRSAPSTASRRPWRTPVLALSLLINLTAVGYRLTEGWDWGDCYWMVVVTLSTMGWSDGTTQPLSTAGRVVTTLAIVGGLVVVQVTIQSLLGLSESGYFRRLRERRFKNWLSMMENHVILCGYGRIGREIADQLVSEGVPLVVVEMDTAQKEAAEERGLPVLQADATLDETLVEAGIHHCRSLVAALPNNAANLYVVLSARGIAPRCRLIARSDSEEAARKLRLAGADQVVSPYVAGGRTMAATALRPLAVGFMELLAGSDCEVEEFQLTDDPQRMVSINGRSLAELQLGRQTGVLVLAIRQPAPAEPVISYYRGVAYREDQPRLIANPGSDLRLAPGQLLVVLGSKEQLARFGKLLGPALVSMDAMER, encoded by the coding sequence ATGATCCCTGCCCCTCGACGTCGCCGCCGCTCGGCTCCTTCCACCGCTTCCCGGCGGCCCTGGCGCACCCCCGTGCTGGCGCTGTCGCTGCTGATCAACCTCACGGCCGTCGGCTACAGGCTCACCGAAGGCTGGGACTGGGGTGATTGCTACTGGATGGTGGTGGTCACGCTCAGCACCATGGGCTGGAGCGACGGAACCACGCAGCCTCTCTCCACGGCGGGCCGCGTCGTCACCACCCTGGCGATCGTGGGCGGGCTGGTGGTGGTGCAGGTGACCATCCAGAGCCTGCTGGGGCTGAGCGAATCGGGCTACTTCCGCCGGCTGCGCGAACGACGTTTCAAGAACTGGCTGAGCATGATGGAAAACCATGTGATCCTTTGCGGCTACGGCCGTATCGGCCGCGAGATCGCCGATCAGCTCGTCTCCGAAGGCGTGCCGCTGGTGGTGGTGGAGATGGACACTGCCCAGAAGGAGGCCGCCGAGGAGCGGGGGCTGCCCGTGCTCCAGGCCGATGCCACCCTGGACGAAACCTTGGTGGAGGCCGGCATTCATCACTGCCGCAGCCTGGTGGCCGCCCTGCCGAACAACGCCGCCAATCTGTATGTGGTGCTCAGCGCCCGCGGCATCGCCCCCCGCTGCCGCCTGATCGCGCGCTCTGACAGCGAGGAAGCGGCCCGCAAGCTGCGGCTGGCCGGAGCGGATCAGGTGGTGAGTCCCTACGTGGCGGGCGGGCGCACGATGGCTGCCACCGCCCTGCGTCCGCTGGCGGTGGGCTTCATGGAGCTGCTGGCCGGCTCCGACTGCGAGGTGGAGGAGTTCCAGCTCACCGACGATCCCCAGCGCATGGTCTCCATCAACGGCCGCAGCCTGGCGGAACTGCAGCTGGGCCGCCAGACCGGCGTGCTGGTGCTCGCGATCCGTCAGCCGGCCCCTGCCGAGCCGGTGATCAGCTACTACCGCGGCGTGGCCTACCGGGAGGATCAGCCCCGCCTGATCGCCAACCCGGGCAGTGATCTGCGCCTGGCGCCAGGGCAGCTGCTGGTGGTGCTGGGCAGCAAGGAGCAGCTGGCCCGCTTCGGGAAGCTGCTGGGGCCGGCACTGGTGAGCATGGACGCCATGGAGCGGTAG
- the fabG gene encoding 3-oxoacyl-[acyl-carrier-protein] reductase, with translation MPVSTAAPLADQVALVTGASRGIGRAIALELAAAGAEVVVNYAASATAAEAVVEAITAAGGRAYALAADVSVEEQVDALVKAVLERSGRLDVLVNNAGITRDGLLLRMKTSDWQSVIDLNLTGVFLCTRAVSRSMLKARSGRIINITSVVGLVGNPGQANYSAAKAGVIGFTRSTAAEFASRGITVNAVAPGFIATDMTSELNQEPILAAIPLGRMGQPEEVAGAVRFLAADPAAAYITGQVLQVDGGMVMG, from the coding sequence ATGCCCGTGTCCACCGCCGCTCCCCTGGCCGATCAGGTCGCCCTGGTGACCGGTGCCAGCCGTGGGATCGGCCGTGCCATCGCCCTGGAGCTGGCTGCGGCCGGCGCCGAGGTGGTGGTGAACTACGCCGCTTCGGCCACGGCCGCCGAGGCCGTGGTGGAAGCGATCACTGCCGCCGGTGGCCGGGCCTATGCCCTGGCGGCCGATGTGTCGGTGGAAGAGCAGGTGGACGCGCTGGTGAAAGCCGTGCTGGAACGCAGCGGCCGGCTGGATGTGCTGGTCAACAACGCTGGCATCACCCGCGATGGCCTGCTGCTGCGCATGAAGACCAGCGACTGGCAGAGCGTGATCGATCTGAACCTCACCGGCGTGTTCCTGTGCACCCGTGCCGTGAGCCGCTCCATGCTCAAGGCCCGCAGCGGCCGCATCATCAACATCACCTCGGTGGTGGGTCTGGTGGGCAATCCCGGCCAGGCCAACTACAGCGCCGCCAAGGCCGGCGTGATCGGCTTCACCCGCAGCACCGCAGCGGAGTTCGCCAGCCGGGGCATCACCGTCAACGCCGTCGCCCCCGGCTTCATCGCCACCGACATGACCAGCGAGCTCAACCAGGAGCCGATCCTGGCCGCCATCCCGCTCGGACGCATGGGCCAGCCGGAGGAGGTGGCCGGGGCTGTGCGTTTCCTTGCCGCCGATCCCGCCGCTGCCTACATCACCGGCCAGGTGCTGCAGGTGGATGGCGGCATGGTGATGGGCTGA
- a CDS encoding LD-carboxypeptidase, producing MSAAGPLPALRRGDRVRLVAASSALAELGRLQQGVAVLQSWGLTVEMPFDPARRWGYLAGHDQQRRADLQPAPLLACVRGGWGAARLLEQPLPEADGWLLGFSDVTSLLWARQARGQAGGVHGPLVTTLAAEPDWSRERLRALLFGEPLPPLTGDTWCAGVAQGPLLVGNLTVATHLLGTPHLPALDGAILVLEDVGEAPYRIERMLTHWRLCGALQRLAGIGFGSFEACEDPESETPAAGVAQAQALQDMEPQAEGPDLQRPQAASQRFSLEQVLRERTADLGIPVLAGLPLGHAPGNGALPLGVRARLGDGVLSLLP from the coding sequence GTGAGCGCCGCCGGCCCGCTGCCAGCTCTGCGGCGCGGTGATCGCGTGCGTCTGGTGGCGGCCAGCTCCGCCCTGGCTGAGCTGGGCCGCCTCCAGCAGGGGGTGGCGGTGCTGCAGAGCTGGGGCCTCACGGTGGAGATGCCCTTCGATCCCGCCCGTCGCTGGGGCTATCTGGCCGGCCACGACCAGCAGCGCCGCGCCGATCTGCAGCCGGCGCCGCTGCTGGCCTGCGTGCGGGGCGGCTGGGGCGCCGCCCGCCTGCTGGAGCAGCCCCTGCCGGAGGCCGACGGCTGGCTGCTGGGTTTTTCTGATGTGACCTCCCTGCTCTGGGCCCGCCAGGCCCGTGGCCAGGCGGGCGGGGTGCATGGGCCGCTGGTCACCACCCTGGCGGCTGAACCCGATTGGAGCCGCGAGCGCCTGCGGGCGCTGTTGTTCGGCGAGCCCTTGCCCCCCCTGACCGGGGACACCTGGTGTGCGGGGGTGGCGCAGGGTCCGTTGCTGGTGGGCAACCTCACGGTGGCCACCCACCTGCTCGGCACGCCCCACCTGCCGGCACTCGACGGCGCCATCCTCGTGCTCGAGGACGTGGGCGAAGCGCCTTACCGGATCGAGCGCATGCTCACCCACTGGCGCCTGTGCGGCGCCCTGCAGCGGTTGGCTGGCATCGGTTTCGGCAGTTTCGAGGCATGTGAAGACCCCGAGAGCGAGACGCCGGCGGCGGGGGTGGCGCAGGCTCAGGCACTGCAAGACATGGAACCGCAAGCCGAGGGCCCTGACCTTCAGAGGCCCCAGGCTGCGTCCCAGCGCTTCAGCCTCGAGCAGGTGTTGCGGGAGCGCACCGCCGACCTCGGCATTCCCGTGCTGGCGGGCCTGCCGCTGGGGCATGCGCCCGGCAATGGGGCCCTGCCGCTGGGCGTACGCGCGCGGCTGGGTGACGGCGTGCTCAGCCTGCTGCCCTAG
- a CDS encoding glycosyltransferase family 9 protein has translation MRVLFLIPGSGATQLQAMPAVAATASQLGATVQVACPPAQVSIWKLLPAVEKVLPYSFDTGVSLADWANLLGAVREPDFQLCLNLSSGWPIDLLLSLTHIPTRIAAGGFSATVRVPAPGTAGSVNGSQSPTGGWPNQQYESWLRPLEIPLDAEVFRLRLKPKALEAAAAALPAGDGPLLLLAPRPAAAAADWPAAHWQALPEAIRSRLPNLRVVTPPAGATPQELAAQVAAVDVVLSSDPVITELALLTATPLVALGRSSDSLPPRQGVKAVGIPGSLDQLSVAEVLLALGMA, from the coding sequence ATGCGAGTTCTGTTTTTGATCCCGGGCAGCGGCGCCACCCAACTTCAGGCCATGCCGGCGGTGGCCGCCACCGCCAGCCAGCTGGGGGCCACCGTTCAGGTGGCCTGCCCCCCGGCCCAGGTGTCCATCTGGAAGCTGCTGCCGGCCGTGGAGAAGGTGCTCCCTTACAGCTTTGACACCGGCGTCAGCCTGGCGGACTGGGCCAACCTGCTCGGCGCCGTGCGCGAGCCCGATTTCCAGCTCTGCCTCAACCTCTCCTCCGGCTGGCCGATCGATCTGCTGCTTTCCCTCACTCACATCCCCACCCGCATCGCCGCCGGCGGCTTCTCCGCGACCGTGCGGGTGCCTGCCCCAGGCACGGCCGGATCCGTCAACGGCAGCCAGTCGCCCACCGGCGGCTGGCCCAACCAGCAGTACGAGAGCTGGCTGCGCCCGCTGGAGATCCCGCTCGATGCTGAGGTCTTCCGTCTGCGGCTTAAGCCAAAGGCGCTGGAAGCCGCTGCCGCCGCCCTGCCGGCGGGGGATGGTCCACTGCTGCTGCTGGCGCCCAGGCCGGCGGCCGCCGCTGCCGACTGGCCTGCTGCCCACTGGCAGGCGTTGCCGGAGGCGATCCGCTCCCGCCTCCCCAACCTGCGCGTGGTGACGCCCCCGGCTGGGGCCACGCCGCAGGAGCTGGCGGCCCAGGTGGCTGCCGTGGATGTGGTGCTCAGCAGCGACCCGGTCATCACCGAACTGGCCCTGCTCACGGCCACGCCGTTGGTGGCGCTGGGTCGCAGCAGCGACAGCCTGCCGCCGCGTCAGGGGGTAAAAGCGGTCGGTATCCCTGGATCCCTGGATCAGCTGAGCGTTGCCGAGGTGCTGTTGGCGTTGGGGATGGCTTGA
- a CDS encoding heme o synthase translates to MVSATAGSGASPTLPRSEAVPSRAKVKLPAWLEIAKPRLIPLLLATTLGGMALSEGWPLPAPRLACTLGGGALAAAAAGVLNCLWEQDLDGRMVRTSGRALPSGRLSPATAFSVAVSLTCVAAALLVSGVNCLAAGLSLLGLCSYVLLYTALLKPRTSQNIVIGGVAGAIPPLVGAAAATGHLGLSSWWLFSLVMLWTPAHFWALALLLREDYRSVGIPMLPVVKGSQVTAEAIVHYARATVLVSALGIVALPSGGLLYGLLLLPFNSRLLQMGRSLAASPDDPVRAKGLFRWSILYLFGICLLLLICRLPAAAAFSHQAGDLIGWATGIDGLPVFNGLSGFAPLGFPQLSGFPLLNVVGSR, encoded by the coding sequence ATGGTTAGCGCCACCGCAGGGAGCGGCGCCTCCCCCACGCTCCCCCGCAGCGAGGCCGTTCCCTCCCGCGCCAAGGTCAAACTGCCGGCCTGGCTGGAGATCGCCAAGCCGCGGCTGATCCCGCTGCTGCTGGCCACAACCCTCGGCGGCATGGCCCTGTCGGAAGGTTGGCCGCTGCCGGCCCCGCGCCTGGCCTGCACGCTGGGAGGTGGTGCCCTGGCCGCTGCCGCTGCCGGCGTTCTCAATTGCCTCTGGGAGCAGGACCTCGATGGCCGCATGGTCCGGACCAGCGGCCGGGCCCTGCCCTCCGGCCGCCTCTCTCCCGCCACTGCCTTCTCGGTGGCTGTCTCGCTCACGTGCGTGGCGGCCGCCCTGCTGGTGAGCGGCGTGAACTGCCTGGCCGCCGGGCTCTCCCTGCTGGGTCTCTGCAGCTATGTGCTGCTCTATACCGCCCTGCTCAAGCCGCGCACCTCCCAGAACATCGTGATCGGCGGCGTGGCTGGGGCCATCCCTCCCCTGGTGGGCGCCGCGGCCGCCACCGGCCATCTGGGCCTGAGCAGCTGGTGGCTGTTCAGCCTGGTGATGCTCTGGACCCCCGCGCATTTCTGGGCCCTGGCCCTGCTGCTGCGCGAGGACTACCGCTCGGTGGGCATCCCGATGCTGCCGGTGGTCAAGGGCTCCCAGGTCACCGCTGAAGCGATCGTGCACTACGCCCGCGCCACGGTGCTGGTGAGTGCCCTCGGCATCGTGGCCCTGCCCAGTGGAGGGCTGCTCTATGGCCTGCTGCTGCTGCCCTTCAACAGCCGCCTGTTGCAGATGGGCCGGTCCCTGGCAGCCTCACCCGACGACCCCGTGCGGGCCAAGGGCCTGTTCCGTTGGTCGATCCTTTACTTGTTCGGGATCTGCCTGCTGCTGCTGATCTGCCGGCTACCGGCTGCGGCTGCCTTCTCTCATCAGGCCGGTGACCTGATCGGCTGGGCGACCGGTATTGACGGGCTGCCTGTGTTCAACGGCCTGAGCGGGTTCGCACCCCTGGGATTTCCGCAGCTGAGCGGCTTTCCGCTCCTGAATGTTGTAGGCAGCCGCTGA
- a CDS encoding N-acetylmannosamine-6-phosphate 2-epimerase, protein MPPASTPLGAPCAITGVTPAERLERAAVQGGLIVSVQAPEGSPLRDPQVIAAMAEASLANGAIGVRLESPEHIGAVRRRCPQALIVGLWKRSFPGSPVYITPGWEELLAVWAAGADVVAIDATERQRPGGQPLAELIERATTELGAPLMADVDSVANGVQAAALGCRWVGTTLYGYTESTAGLQPPAWDLLGPLRAALPATTTLICEGGIASAEQAQRALQQGADAVVVGTAITGVDLQVAAYVQQLSR, encoded by the coding sequence ATGCCCCCTGCCTCTACGCCCCTCGGGGCCCCTTGTGCCATCACCGGCGTCACACCTGCGGAGCGGCTGGAGAGGGCGGCCGTGCAGGGTGGGTTGATCGTTTCGGTGCAGGCGCCTGAAGGCTCGCCGCTGCGGGATCCGCAGGTGATCGCCGCCATGGCGGAGGCCAGCCTGGCCAACGGGGCCATCGGCGTGCGCCTGGAAAGCCCCGAGCACATCGGTGCCGTGCGGCGCCGCTGCCCGCAGGCGCTGATCGTGGGGTTGTGGAAGCGCAGCTTCCCAGGCAGCCCGGTGTACATCACGCCCGGCTGGGAAGAACTGCTGGCGGTGTGGGCAGCAGGAGCCGATGTGGTGGCAATCGATGCCACCGAGCGGCAACGGCCGGGCGGACAGCCACTGGCCGAGCTGATCGAGCGGGCCACGACGGAGCTTGGCGCACCGCTGATGGCCGATGTGGACAGCGTGGCCAACGGGGTGCAGGCCGCGGCCCTCGGCTGCCGCTGGGTTGGTACCACCCTGTACGGCTACACGGAGAGCACGGCAGGGCTGCAGCCGCCGGCCTGGGATCTGCTGGGGCCGCTGCGCGCTGCCCTGCCGGCCACCACCACGCTGATCTGTGAAGGCGGCATCGCCAGTGCGGAGCAGGCGCAGCGGGCGCTTCAGCAGGGAGCCGACGCGGTGGTGGTGGGGACCGCCATCACCGGGGTGGATCTTCAGGTGGCCGCCTACGTGCAGCAGCTGAGCCGCTGA
- a CDS encoding ABC transporter ATP-binding protein, with protein MPDAVIELQQLTKRYGPVEALQSLDLSVPRGCLYGLLGPNGAGKTTALRILCTLLAPDSGRVIVAGHDALKEPRQVRELLGYVAQEVAIDKILTGRELLQLQGALYHQPARLLAPRIEELVERMGMGDWIDRRCGSYSGGMRRRLDLACGLLHSPELLVLDEPTVGLDIESRAAIWQVLRELRQAGTTVLLSSHYLEEVDALADRLAIIDGGRVIAEGSPSSLKEALGGDRVTLRVREFSDENEAGHVSELLQTCPGVRQVVVNRAQGHSLNLVVEHQAVIEQLRRQLEAAELPVFSLAQSQASLDDVYLQATGRTLMDAELAVAGSRDAKAERKQAMR; from the coding sequence GTGCCAGACGCGGTGATTGAGCTGCAGCAACTCACCAAACGCTATGGCCCGGTGGAGGCCCTCCAGTCGCTCGATCTGAGTGTGCCGCGGGGGTGCCTCTACGGCTTGCTGGGTCCGAACGGAGCCGGCAAGACCACCGCCCTGCGCATTCTGTGCACCCTGCTGGCCCCCGACAGCGGCAGGGTGATCGTGGCGGGCCACGACGCGCTCAAGGAACCGCGCCAGGTGCGGGAACTGCTGGGCTACGTGGCCCAGGAGGTGGCGATCGACAAGATCCTCACCGGCCGGGAGCTGCTCCAGCTGCAGGGGGCGCTTTACCACCAGCCCGCCCGCCTGCTCGCTCCTCGCATCGAGGAACTGGTGGAGCGCATGGGCATGGGCGACTGGATCGACCGGCGCTGCGGCTCCTACTCCGGCGGGATGCGTCGACGCCTCGATCTGGCCTGCGGCCTGCTGCACAGCCCCGAGCTGCTCGTGCTCGACGAACCCACGGTGGGCCTTGACATCGAAAGCCGCGCTGCCATCTGGCAGGTGCTGCGTGAGCTGCGTCAGGCCGGCACCACCGTGCTGCTGAGCAGCCACTACCTGGAGGAAGTGGATGCGCTCGCCGATCGTCTCGCCATCATCGACGGCGGCCGCGTGATCGCCGAAGGCAGCCCCAGCTCGCTCAAGGAGGCCCTGGGCGGCGACCGGGTCACCCTGCGCGTGCGTGAATTCAGCGACGAGAATGAAGCCGGCCACGTCAGTGAGCTGCTTCAGACCTGTCCCGGCGTGCGGCAGGTGGTGGTGAACCGGGCCCAGGGCCACTCGCTGAACCTGGTGGTGGAACACCAGGCCGTGATCGAGCAGTTGCGCCGCCAGCTGGAGGCCGCCGAACTGCCCGTCTTCTCGCTGGCCCAGAGCCAGGCCAGTCTTGATGATGTGTATCTGCAGGCCACCGGCCGCACCCTGATGGACGCAGAGCTGGCGGTTGCCGGCAGCCGGGATGCCAAAGCCGAGCGCAAACAGGCCATGCGCTGA
- the groL gene encoding chaperonin GroEL (60 kDa chaperone family; promotes refolding of misfolded polypeptides especially under stressful conditions; forms two stacked rings of heptamers to form a barrel-shaped 14mer; ends can be capped by GroES; misfolded proteins enter the barrel where they are refolded when GroES binds) produces the protein MAKLISFSDASRTSLEKGVNALANAVKVTIGPRGRNVVLEKKFGAPDIVNDGVTIAKEIELEDPFENIGAKLIQQVASKTKDQAGDGTTTATVLAQALVHDGLMNVAAGANPVGLRRGMEKALARVVEGIQTRAIPVAGEAIRQVATVSSGGDEEVGRMVAEAMQLVTTDGVITVEESRSLATELEVTEGMAFDRGYSSPYFVTDGERQVCEFENALLLVTDRKISAITDLVPVLEAVSRAGAPLVILAEEVEGEALATLVVNKTRGVLQVAAVRAPSFGDRRKAALQDIAVLTGATLISEDRSMSLDKATLADLGRVRRITISKDSTTIVGTEDHRDAVAERVASIRRELSATDSDYDREKLSERIAKLAGGVAVIKVGAPTETELRHRKLRIEDALNATRAAVEEGIVPGGGSTLMELAAELEGWIAGLQGDERTGAEILCRALSAPLRQIAANAGANGDVVVADVLRLGKGYNALTGAYEDLMTAGILDAAKVVRLALQDAVSIAALLITIEVVIADKPEPPAPAGGGGMEGMGGMGGMGGMGGMGMPGMM, from the coding sequence ATGGCCAAACTGATCAGCTTTTCGGATGCTTCCCGCACCTCCCTTGAAAAGGGTGTGAACGCCCTGGCCAATGCGGTGAAGGTCACCATCGGCCCCCGGGGGCGCAATGTGGTGCTCGAGAAGAAGTTCGGCGCCCCCGACATCGTCAATGACGGCGTGACGATCGCCAAGGAGATCGAGCTCGAGGACCCCTTCGAGAACATCGGCGCCAAGCTGATCCAGCAGGTGGCCAGCAAGACCAAGGACCAGGCCGGAGACGGCACCACCACCGCCACCGTTCTCGCCCAGGCGCTCGTTCATGACGGCCTGATGAACGTGGCTGCCGGTGCCAATCCCGTCGGCCTGCGCCGCGGGATGGAAAAAGCCCTGGCCCGGGTGGTGGAGGGCATCCAGACCCGCGCCATCCCGGTGGCCGGTGAAGCGATCCGTCAGGTGGCCACGGTGAGCTCCGGTGGCGATGAGGAAGTGGGCCGCATGGTGGCCGAAGCCATGCAGCTGGTCACCACCGATGGGGTGATCACAGTCGAGGAATCGCGCTCTCTGGCCACCGAACTGGAGGTCACCGAAGGGATGGCCTTTGATCGCGGCTATTCCTCTCCCTATTTCGTCACCGATGGTGAGCGCCAGGTGTGCGAATTCGAGAACGCCCTGCTGCTGGTCACCGACCGCAAAATCAGTGCGATCACCGATCTCGTGCCGGTGCTGGAGGCCGTCTCGCGCGCCGGCGCCCCGCTGGTGATCCTTGCGGAAGAGGTGGAAGGTGAAGCCCTGGCCACCCTCGTGGTCAACAAGACCCGCGGTGTGCTGCAGGTGGCGGCGGTGCGGGCCCCCTCCTTCGGCGATCGCCGCAAGGCCGCCCTGCAGGACATCGCCGTGCTCACCGGCGCCACGCTGATCAGCGAAGACCGCTCCATGTCGCTCGACAAGGCGACACTCGCCGATCTGGGCCGCGTGCGCCGGATCACGATCAGCAAGGACTCCACCACGATCGTGGGTACCGAAGATCACCGCGACGCCGTGGCTGAGCGGGTGGCCTCGATCCGCCGTGAACTGTCCGCTACCGACTCCGACTACGACCGCGAGAAGCTGAGCGAGCGCATCGCCAAGCTGGCCGGTGGCGTGGCGGTGATCAAGGTGGGGGCCCCCACCGAAACGGAGCTGCGCCACCGCAAGCTGCGCATCGAAGATGCCCTCAATGCCACCCGGGCGGCGGTGGAGGAGGGGATCGTGCCCGGCGGCGGCAGCACCTTGATGGAGCTGGCTGCTGAACTCGAAGGCTGGATCGCCGGGCTCCAGGGCGACGAGCGCACCGGCGCCGAGATCCTCTGCCGTGCCCTCTCTGCTCCCCTGCGTCAGATCGCCGCGAACGCCGGTGCCAACGGCGATGTGGTGGTGGCCGATGTGCTGCGGCTGGGCAAGGGCTACAACGCGCTCACCGGTGCCTACGAAGATCTGATGACGGCCGGTATCCTCGATGCCGCCAAGGTGGTGCGACTGGCCCTGCAGGATGCGGTGTCGATCGCTGCGCTGCTGATCACCATCGAAGTGGTCATCGCCGACAAGCCCGAACCTCCCGCCCCTGCCGGTGGTGGCGGTATGGAGGGAATGGGCGGCATGGGAGGAATGGGTGGCATGGGCGGCATGGGCATGCCCGGCATGATGTGA
- the ispD gene encoding 2-C-methyl-D-erythritol 4-phosphate cytidylyltransferase translates to MHLLIAAAGSGRRMGSQRNKLLLPVAGRAVLAWTLDAVLACEAIQWIGVVGQPVDQADVEAMIAAAQPDRPVRWIEGGDTRQESVSRGLAALPAAAGAVLIHDGARCLVEPELIRRCAARVHAGEAVIAATPVTDTIKRVDGQQVILSTPDRSELWAAQTPQGFPLERLRQAHAQAEQAGWSVTDDAALFERLGWPVGVIEAPPSNIKLTTPFDLTIAAAVLATRAAG, encoded by the coding sequence GTGCATTTGCTGATCGCCGCGGCCGGCAGCGGCAGGCGTATGGGGTCGCAGCGCAACAAGTTGCTGCTCCCCGTGGCCGGGCGCGCCGTGCTCGCCTGGACCCTGGACGCGGTGCTGGCCTGTGAGGCGATCCAGTGGATCGGGGTGGTGGGCCAACCCGTGGATCAGGCGGATGTGGAGGCGATGATCGCGGCGGCGCAGCCCGATCGCCCCGTGCGCTGGATCGAAGGGGGCGACACACGCCAGGAATCGGTGAGCCGCGGGCTGGCGGCCCTGCCCGCCGCTGCAGGCGCCGTGCTCATCCACGACGGAGCCCGCTGCCTGGTGGAACCGGAGCTGATCCGCCGCTGTGCCGCGCGCGTGCACGCCGGCGAGGCCGTGATCGCCGCCACCCCCGTCACCGACACGATCAAGCGGGTGGACGGGCAGCAGGTCATTCTCTCCACCCCCGACCGCAGCGAGCTGTGGGCAGCCCAGACCCCCCAGGGCTTTCCGCTTGAGCGGCTGCGCCAGGCCCATGCCCAGGCGGAGCAGGCGGGCTGGAGCGTCACCGATGACGCGGCCCTGTTCGAGCGGCTAGGCTGGCCGGTGGGCGTGATCGAGGCCCCCCCCTCGAACATCAAGCTCACCACCCCCTTCGATCTCACCATTGCTGCAGCGGTGCTTGCCACTAGGGCAGCAGGCTGA
- a CDS encoding ABC transporter permease yields MTSASTLPTQPPLPALPAANRSALADVTQETLALTRRLFLQLARRPTTLVAGVLQPLIWLVLFGALFAKAPEGLLPDGMSYGRFLGAGVIVFTAFSAALNAGLPVMFDREFGFLNRLLVAPLRSRSSIVLASVLYITSLSLVQSLAIMGTAALLGYGWPGTAGLALVLVTLVLLVFAVTAMSLGLAFALPGHIELIAVIFVANLPLLFASTALAPISFMPTWLGWLAALNPLTFAIEPIRAAYAGHPSLGDVVLIAPYGELTGATCLGVLALLAIGLFLLIRPLLDRKLS; encoded by the coding sequence ATGACCAGCGCCTCCACCCTCCCCACCCAGCCGCCCCTTCCGGCCCTACCGGCGGCCAACCGTTCCGCCCTGGCCGACGTGACGCAGGAAACCCTGGCGCTCACCCGCAGGCTGTTCCTCCAACTGGCCCGACGGCCCACCACGCTGGTGGCCGGCGTGCTGCAGCCGCTCATCTGGCTGGTGCTGTTTGGGGCCCTCTTCGCCAAGGCGCCGGAAGGTCTGCTGCCCGATGGCATGAGCTACGGACGCTTTCTCGGTGCGGGGGTGATCGTGTTCACGGCGTTCAGCGCCGCTCTCAATGCCGGCCTGCCGGTGATGTTCGATCGGGAATTCGGCTTCCTCAACCGGCTGCTGGTGGCACCGCTGCGCTCCCGTAGCTCGATCGTGCTGGCCTCGGTGCTCTACATCACCAGCCTGAGCCTGGTTCAGAGCCTGGCGATCATGGGCACCGCAGCCTTGCTCGGTTATGGCTGGCCCGGCACCGCCGGGCTGGCGCTGGTGCTGGTCACCCTGGTGCTGCTGGTGTTCGCCGTCACGGCCATGAGTCTGGGGCTGGCTTTCGCGCTGCCCGGCCACATCGAGCTGATCGCGGTGATCTTCGTGGCCAACCTGCCCCTGCTGTTCGCCAGCACGGCCCTGGCCCCGATTTCCTTCATGCCCACCTGGCTGGGCTGGCTTGCCGCCCTGAATCCCCTTACCTTCGCGATTGAACCCATTCGTGCGGCCTATGCCGGCCACCCCTCCCTCGGCGACGTGGTGCTGATCGCTCCTTACGGGGAGCTCACCGGTGCCACCTGTCTGGGCGTGCTGGCTCTGCTGGCAATCGGATTGTTCCTTCTGATCCGGCCGCTGCTGGATCGCAAACTCAGCTGA